Within Haematobia irritans isolate KBUSLIRL chromosome 2, ASM5000362v1, whole genome shotgun sequence, the genomic segment CATGtcgatttataccattttggatgccaatatttttcattgaacaatgttgataaaatttaatttaacgaaattttaaaactttgtaTGTTAGCCTTcatttcgaatttttaaaagtttagtATCATATCGGATAACAAAGAAATGggatgaattctaccaatattcAATAATTATTATGAATCATACGTCCCCTGGTCCAACTGGAGTTGGAAGTTGTATATATCAAGAAACATATAAGGAtaaaattaaacgatcttaaatCTTAAGAATACCAAAGATAATCAATTAGACCGATTTTGCAATGAGGTAATAGAGTACCGAAAATTGGATCCAAGAGGTTGGATTAGGTTTTAGAGGATGACAATAATTTCTTGGATCATATTGATGTCTACTTAGACCACTATGTATCCATTATTAAATTTCAATGTAATTTGTCCACTTCTTCATCTTCTTGAATTGGTCTCCTTTGAAGTTGCTCAATAACTTCCATTTGtcttcattaaaattgcttAGAACATCCAAACCGATGTCCTGATGAAGACGAGTATGTAACTGTtggagcctgaaagaaaaagaagCCCAGTAACTTGTTTCTCCTAAAGGATAATGTTGAACACTGACACAAGATGTGGTAGAAGTCTTCTGTAACTTTCGGGTAAAGACACCTTCTGCAAATGTCCTCATATTTGAGGCCTAATCTTACCATAGGCCTGAACTTCTGTCTATTTATCGCCGTCAGAATTTCGGTTCCCACGGTTCTTTTCACCTCGTATCTACTTGGTTCACTCGCATCCTTCAGCAGATACCCAACGTCCTCGccatagttcatcatatttgacCTGGATCCTCTAAAGATATGaagggttttgtcaaaattttatttctatagcaaatttactcaaaaaaattttttttcaatagaaaattttgtcaaaattttaattctatagatcatttttcaaaattttaattctattgaaaaatttgtcaccaaaaatttctcaaatttttttctatataaaattttgtcaaaattttatttctatagattttttttttaaattttatttctgcagaaaatgttgtcaaaattttatttctatagaaaattttgtcaaatttgtgtttcattagaaatttagaaattttttattacagtagaaaattttgttaaatttttatttctaaagaaaattttgtcaaaattttatttttatacaaacttttgtaaaaattttatttccattgaaaattgtgtcaaaattttgttcctaagaaaattttgttaaaattttatttctatagaaaattttctcaacattttatttctatagaaatttttataaaaattttatttttatcgaactatttgtcaatattatatttttatgaaaaatatttgtcaaaattgtatttctatggaaaatgttatcaaaatattatttctatagaaaattttgtcaatattttagttctatagaaaatttttcaaattttatatctatagaaaattttgtcaaaattttatgtctatagaaaattttgtcaatattttatttctatagaaattttcgtcaaaattttatttctatagaaatttttgtcaaaattttatttctatagacaattttgtcaaaattttatttctatagaaagctttgtcaaaattttatttctatagaaaattttgtcaatattatatttctatggaaaattttgtcaacattttatttctatggaaaattttgtcaaaattttatttctatcgcaaatgttatcaacattttatttttattgaaaattttgtcaaaattttattccgatagaaaattttgtcaaatttgtgtttctatagaatttttttttttattacaggagaaagttttaataaaattttatttctaaagaaaattttgtcaaaattttatttttaaagaaacttttgtcaaaattttatttccattgaaaattgtgtcaaaatttgtacctaagaaaatttttttaaaattttatttctatagaaaattttctcaacattttatttctatagaaaattttgtcaacttttaaaattttatttttatagaaaattttctaaacattttatttctatagaaattttgtcaactttttatttctaaagaaaattttgtcaaagttttatttctgtagaaacttttgtcaaaattttatttccattgaaaattgtgtcaaaattttgttcctaagaacattttgttaaaattgcatttctatagaaattttcgtcaaaattttatttctatagaaatttttatcaaaattttatttatatcgaaaattttgtcaatattatatttctatgaaaaatatttgtcaaaattttatttctatggaaaattttgtcaaaatattatttctatagaaaattttgtcaaaattttagttcttaagaaaattttgtcaaattttatatctatagaaaattttgtcaaaattttagttctatagaaaattttgtcaaattttatatctatagaaaatttttcgacaaaattttatttctatagaattttttttttaaattttatttctgcagaaaatgttgtcaaaattttatttctatagaaaattttgtcaaaattttatttctatagaaaattttgtcaaaattttatttcgttgttgtttttttttttatttcagcttaaaaccatacattgactaaactacaagagtagcttaaccaacagaggaaaagaatgtttgtcaaatttatttgggcaaagccctatagactgcaagatggatggacgcacgtttcggaattaccacattcctcatcagcatcctctacttgcagcaaaactatcaaccaattatcagaataaattcaggcagtttattaaacccaacaaaaaccacacttgaaccctccgaaaaaaggttttacattgatagccggcttatgccaaataaattcgaaacaaacatatctcttttcctatgccactgtcaaatcatcgatttgaattcacatggctgggtttattttgagcgtgcctcctcttctttttccatttgttttgttttgttattgttggttttgttctttaagcattgttgttgttttttttatttcagcttaaaaccatacattgactaaactacaagagtagcttaaccaacagaggaaaagaatgtttgtcaaatttatttgggcaaagccctatagactgcaagatggttggatggacgcacgtttcgggttgttgggtttaataaactgcctgaatttattctgataattggttgatagttttgctgcaagtagaggatgctgatgaggaatgtggtagatTGGAAAATTGGGcctaaaataattaactatatCATCAGCTTTATGTCGAACAGAAGATTTACCGTAAGGATCCGTAAGTTCTACTCTCATGTTCACTCAATTTATAACGGAATACCACAGGGATCTCCGATATCAGTTATTTTATTCCTTATTGCATATGATaaactttgcaaaatcttccgcaTGAACAAATCAATTGATTTTACCGCTTTTGCTGACGACTTTAACATTATTGTTTCTTCCAATAAACAGAAAAATCCGCGGATTAACCTAAACGAAACGTTCAATAATATCCAACGGTGGAGTGTTACTTCGGGAGCTTCCTTATCCTctacaaaatgtaaatttattcaCATCTGCCGCAAACAATCTTGCGTATGCCTACTAGAATCTTCCGATTACATACTAAATGAAGCAAATTCCTTACGGATTCTTGGCTTGCACATAAATAAGAGATACTCTTGGAGTACTCATATTGACAAACTCATTGGCTCCCTTCAAAAACATTTGAACATTATAAAGTGTTTAGCTTGCAAGTCCTACAATTGCAGTACAGACACACTCATATCCATTGTGAATGCATTGATTCTATCTCGTATACGGTTTACGCTTcccttctacggttcctcccctAAGTCTTATCTTAATAAAATCAACACAGTAATTAATTCTGCTCTTAGACTCTGCTTCGGAGCGTTTAGAACAACTCCTACTAGTAATCTATATATTGAGTCCAATATATTGCCTTTGACTGCACAATTTAGATTATCGTTATATAAGCAAGCCAGAATCTACTTATATGAACCCAATGATCCTTTAAGAATAGTTCTTCGGAAATGCCTTAATAGGAAAAAAGTACCTAGAATACCATCAGTGATTTATAGGGTTACTGAAGAATGTAAAAAACTAGGTCTATTTTCAGTACTACCCAAAACTAACCGTCTGAAACGCTTCCCTCCATGGTTTCTAATGTCAGGATGCGTAGATTTGACCCTTAGTAGATATAACAAACTTCAACATAatccaattttatttgaaactttACATAAGAAAAGCCAAGAGGATATGCCTAGCCACGAATTTCTTTACACAGATGCTTCGAAATCACAGGATTGTGTGTCATACAGCGTAGTAGGGAACCAAAGTATTTGGAAAACATCAATTCTTCCTAACCACACTTCAACATTTACCGCTGAATTAATAGCAATATTCGAAGCAATTAAGATAGTCTCCACCAAGAGAGGGAAATTTGCAATTTGTTCTGATTCACTATCCGCCCTTAAAAGGATCAGGAATATTACTGCGAACGACTTCTACACAGATTACATAAGAAGTAAATTGATAGATAAACATCCTAAAATTGTACTTATTTGGACCCCTGGTCACTGCAATATAACAGGTAATGAATTCGCAGATAATGTAGCAAAGCAGGGCTTAAAATCTCCTTTGATAGGAAcagagaattttaatttaagagaTTCATACAGGTTCGTTCAAGAGCATTTAAAAGCCAATGATATCCCCTTTTTACATCCGAGTCCTTGGTATAGATCAATAAATCCTAGCAGAATTTCAATCAAGGATTATCTAAACTCTGACCTATCAAAACTTTCAAGATTAGACCTAATAAAGATTTTTAGATTAAGATTAGGCCATACTTTACTTTCACACGGTCACCTCATCAATGCCCCAAACCTCCCAAGTTGTAATTGTAATGTGCCTAATAGAACTCTTGATCATATTATGCGTGAATGCAATGACACGCGAACCATACAACATAATGCATTTAAAGGGGAAAAccctatttcatttatatccaaTCCTACTACACATAACGTatccattttattaaaatttttaaaagaatcaaACCTGTATAGATACATCTAAGACATAACCAAAACTAAAATCTAACTTACCAACTATGTACCTAACTATATGTTAAGCTTAAGGCCTATGTAGCTATAGCTAACATTAATTAACTaataatttcatattatttgttaataaagttaaaaaaaaaaaaaaaaaaaaaaaaaaaaaagcccaAATCACCAAATCAAGAATATGGTAAAAAATATcctaaatttgggggaaaaATCACATGCAGCAacactgtttggtgttcggccgaacaTGGGGTTATATCCACTACCCTATGTACACAAAGCGaatatgttaaccattgcacccgaAAGgctgccagacagacagacaccaTGGTGACTCCTAGACAGATGGGCAGACGTATATCTTTAGATAGTCTTAGAATTTAACTCTgatcaaaaataaatataatttttgattcttgagaccaatatttcaatgcgttacaaacggaatgaaacagTTAGTATACCCATatcccatggtggtgggtattaaagGGCATCAAGCTATAACCCAAACCTTGTATGCCAATGAATTTACTATGCGAAATATTGTGATGGCCATG encodes:
- the LOC142224489 gene encoding uncharacterized protein LOC142224489, whose protein sequence is MNKSIDFTAFADDFNIIVSSNKQKNPRINLNETFNNIQRWSVTSGASLSSTKCKFIHICRKQSCVCLLESSDYILNEANSLRILGLHINKRYSWSTHIDKLIGSLQKHLNIIKCLACKSYNCSTDTLISIVNALILSRIRFTLPFYGSSPKSYLNKINTVINSALRLCFGAFRTTPTSNLYIESNILPLTAQFRLSLYKQARIYLYEPNDPLRIVLRKCLNRKKVPRIPSVIYRVTEECKKLGLFSVLPKTNRLKRFPPWFLMSGCVDLTLSRYNKLQHNPILFETLHKKSQEDMPSHEFLYTDASKSQDCVSYSVVGNQSIWKTSILPNHTSTFTAELIAIFEAIKIVSTKRGKFAICSDSLSALKRIRNITANDFYTDYIRSKLIDKHPKIVLIWTPGHCNITGNEFADNVAKQGLKSPLIGTENFNLRDSYRFVQEHLKANDIPFLHPSPWYRSINPSRISIKDYLNSDLSKLSRLDLIKIFRLRLGHTLLSHGHLINAPNLPSCNCNVPNRTLDHIMRECNDTRTIQHNAFKGENPISFISNPTTHNPIFFEYIYVCSHSRTEETLLPAGPRRYFTSLLPPISAKHFSIHLLGTRHLGVRGSLENIAVYLAGKSKVVIVRAIQHSTVNKSFMSRTIPLYRDTGNVTSYQKLDKKKIGKDTRKDPKSES